The proteins below come from a single Halostagnicola larsenii XH-48 genomic window:
- a CDS encoding isochorismate synthase, with amino-acid sequence MERPSGGWEVTGTLERDAPEYHSASRELEEVSFGAIVDAEREPRLQWAAPDGLEVAGTGVAKRFRASGPNRFDDLRADAGRAFDRLEYDGPEIARPRAFGGVSFHDGHEPAGSWDGFDAASFVIPAVQVTRSDDGVWLTATAASEDDVTERLEQAHARLEELPAMRPSGNSPGVDTTTRSTTPAEWTEQVETALERIEQGELTKVVLAQSLSATLDGAVDVPATLERLRRTYPNCYRFSFAHETGGTFFGTPPERLVAKRGRTVETEALAGSVPRGDDPESDDEFAATLRDSEKVGREHGLVAEAIREQLDPLAESVTASERTIRRLATIQHLRTPITATLERDCHVLEIVEALHPTPAVGGVPPSTAWETIRSTESFDRGWYAAPIGWFDGNGDGEFAVGIRSAIADDRSVTLFAGNGIVADSDPADEWEEVQLKFRPILDELQ; translated from the coding sequence ATGGAGCGACCGTCGGGTGGATGGGAGGTGACAGGAACGCTCGAGCGAGACGCCCCCGAGTATCACAGCGCGAGCCGTGAACTCGAGGAGGTCTCGTTCGGGGCCATAGTCGACGCAGAACGCGAGCCGCGCCTTCAGTGGGCAGCTCCCGACGGACTCGAAGTCGCAGGAACCGGCGTTGCAAAACGGTTTCGAGCGAGCGGTCCGAACAGATTCGACGACCTTCGAGCCGACGCGGGACGGGCGTTCGATCGCCTCGAGTACGACGGACCGGAGATTGCTCGACCGCGAGCATTTGGGGGCGTCTCCTTTCATGACGGCCACGAGCCGGCCGGGTCGTGGGATGGATTCGACGCAGCGTCGTTCGTCATCCCCGCCGTTCAGGTCACGCGAAGCGACGACGGCGTCTGGCTCACGGCGACCGCTGCGAGCGAGGACGACGTGACCGAGCGCCTCGAGCAGGCCCACGCGCGCCTCGAGGAACTCCCCGCGATGCGCCCGAGTGGAAATAGTCCCGGCGTGGATACCACGACGCGTTCGACCACGCCGGCGGAGTGGACCGAGCAGGTCGAAACCGCGCTCGAGCGCATCGAACAGGGTGAACTCACCAAGGTCGTCCTCGCGCAATCGCTTTCGGCGACCCTCGACGGAGCGGTGGACGTTCCGGCAACCCTCGAGCGACTGCGGCGCACGTACCCGAACTGCTACCGGTTTTCGTTCGCCCACGAGACGGGCGGGACCTTTTTCGGCACGCCGCCGGAACGACTCGTCGCAAAACGCGGACGGACGGTCGAAACGGAGGCGCTCGCCGGCTCGGTTCCGCGGGGCGACGACCCCGAATCGGACGACGAATTCGCCGCGACGCTGCGGGACAGCGAGAAGGTCGGCCGCGAGCACGGCCTCGTCGCCGAGGCGATTCGCGAACAGCTCGACCCGCTGGCCGAGTCGGTGACGGCGTCAGAACGGACGATTCGACGGCTGGCGACGATACAGCACCTCCGAACGCCGATCACGGCGACGCTCGAGCGAGACTGTCACGTCCTCGAGATCGTCGAGGCGCTTCACCCGACGCCGGCCGTCGGTGGAGTGCCCCCGTCGACGGCCTGGGAGACGATTCGATCGACGGAGTCCTTTGACCGCGGCTGGTACGCCGCGCCGATCGGTTGGTTCGACGGGAACGGCGACGGGGAGTTCGCCGTCGGAATTCGTTCCGCGATCGCCGACGATCGCTCGGTGACGCTCTTTGCGGGCAACGGAATCGTCGCGGACAGCGACCCGGCCGACGAGTGGGAGGAAGTACAGCTAAAGTTCCGGCCGATCCTCGACGAACTCCAATGA
- a CDS encoding DNA-directed RNA polymerase subunit L, protein MELRVTERTESELSIEIGGEDHTFMNVLKGTLLEQENIAAATYDVNPEQSGGQTDPILTIKTESGVDPVDALEEGASNVREKTVSFRNAFEAAV, encoded by the coding sequence ATGGAACTGCGGGTCACCGAACGCACGGAGAGCGAACTTTCGATCGAGATCGGCGGGGAGGATCACACGTTCATGAACGTGCTCAAAGGAACGCTCCTCGAGCAGGAGAACATCGCAGCGGCGACCTACGACGTGAACCCAGAGCAATCGGGGGGACAGACCGACCCGATTCTGACGATCAAAACCGAATCGGGCGTCGACCCGGTCGACGCGCTCGAGGAGGGTGCAAGCAACGTCCGCGAGAAGACGGTGTCGTTCCGGAACGCGTTCGAAGCGGCCGTCTGA
- the hisF gene encoding imidazole glycerol phosphate synthase subunit HisF, which yields MLTKRIIPCIDVDLDEDGNPAVYTGVHFEDLKYTGDPVEMAKAYNESGADEFVFLDITASAEGRETMLDVVSRVADEVFIPLTVGGGIRTTEDIKETLRAGADKVSITTGALERPELVNEGARAFGSQCIVISVDAQRRYDEAGENYVEIDGESCWFECTKKGGREGTGVDVVEWAREVESRGAGELFVNSIDRDGTKDGYDIPLTSAVCEAVDTPVIASSGCGGPEHMHEVFTEADADAGLAASIFHFDEYSVGDVKDYLDERDVPVRQ from the coding sequence ATGCTCACGAAACGAATTATTCCCTGTATCGACGTCGACCTCGACGAGGACGGCAACCCGGCCGTCTACACCGGTGTCCACTTCGAGGACCTGAAATACACCGGTGACCCCGTCGAGATGGCCAAAGCCTACAACGAGTCCGGCGCCGACGAGTTCGTCTTCCTCGACATCACCGCCTCCGCTGAGGGCCGCGAGACGATGCTCGACGTCGTGTCCCGAGTCGCAGACGAGGTGTTCATCCCGCTGACCGTCGGCGGCGGAATCCGAACGACCGAGGACATCAAGGAGACGCTTCGCGCCGGGGCCGATAAGGTCTCGATCACTACGGGCGCGCTCGAGCGGCCCGAACTGGTCAACGAGGGCGCTCGCGCGTTCGGCAGCCAGTGTATCGTGATCAGCGTCGACGCACAGCGTCGGTACGACGAGGCCGGCGAGAACTACGTCGAAATCGACGGCGAATCGTGCTGGTTCGAGTGTACGAAAAAGGGCGGCCGCGAAGGAACCGGCGTCGACGTCGTCGAGTGGGCTCGCGAGGTCGAATCTCGAGGCGCGGGCGAGTTGTTCGTGAACTCGATCGACAGGGACGGGACGAAAGACGGCTACGATATTCCGCTGACCTCGGCCGTCTGCGAGGCCGTCGATACCCCCGTGATCGCCTCCTCGGGCTGTGGCGGCCCCGAACACATGCACGAAGTATTCACGGAAGCCGATGCCGATGCCGGGCTCGCGGCCTCTATCTTCCATTTCGACGAGTACTCCGTCGGGGATGTCAAAGACTACCTCGACGAGCGGGACGTTCCGGTTCGGCAGTAA
- a CDS encoding ribbon-helix-helix domain-containing protein, whose translation MPKVEITIPEHLEMQIAQMVERGEFVNREEAVEDLLSTGIKAYKTSGPMDEDETAGGGLEDDGMMGHDDEYVF comes from the coding sequence ATGCCGAAAGTAGAGATCACCATCCCAGAACACCTCGAGATGCAAATCGCGCAAATGGTTGAACGCGGTGAGTTCGTCAACCGAGAGGAAGCGGTCGAAGACCTCCTCTCGACAGGAATCAAGGCCTACAAAACGAGCGGACCGATGGACGAAGACGAGACCGCAGGCGGCGGCCTCGAAGACGACGGAATGATGGGCCACGACGACGAGTACGTTTTCTGA
- a CDS encoding DUF7550 family protein, whose product MADDHESTADDSGADVGHDLEAERTTAPMSEFPIRNAGIGALVLAVGLAVGYGVPLLAL is encoded by the coding sequence ATGGCAGACGACCACGAATCCACAGCCGACGATTCGGGAGCCGATGTCGGCCACGATCTCGAGGCCGAACGGACGACTGCACCGATGAGCGAGTTCCCGATCAGGAACGCCGGAATCGGCGCGCTCGTGTTGGCGGTTGGACTGGCCGTCGGGTACGGCGTGCCACTGCTGGCGCTCTGA
- a CDS encoding sulfite oxidase-like oxidoreductase, with protein sequence MKDVTDCYREFGDDRLPPGQRETSEFPVLSKSGTPPFDPETWEFRVTGAVEDELSFSWAEFQELPAETQRQDFHCVTGWSTFDREFTGVPFLELAERAGVADDAIHVMFSALDDYTTDLPLDACMREEVLFTWELDGEPLPRDHGGPLRVVTPHRYAYKGAKWVDGIEFLTEPELGYWERRGYSETANPWREERYS encoded by the coding sequence ATGAAAGACGTCACCGACTGCTATCGAGAGTTTGGGGACGACCGACTCCCGCCGGGCCAGCGCGAAACCAGCGAGTTTCCGGTCCTCTCGAAGAGCGGAACGCCGCCATTCGACCCGGAAACGTGGGAATTTCGCGTTACCGGTGCCGTCGAGGACGAACTGTCCTTCTCGTGGGCGGAGTTTCAGGAGCTTCCCGCCGAAACCCAGCGACAGGATTTCCATTGCGTGACCGGCTGGAGTACGTTCGACCGGGAGTTCACCGGCGTCCCGTTTCTCGAGCTCGCCGAACGCGCCGGCGTCGCAGACGACGCGATCCACGTCATGTTCTCCGCGCTGGACGACTATACGACCGACTTGCCGCTCGACGCGTGCATGCGCGAAGAAGTCTTATTCACCTGGGAGCTCGACGGCGAGCCCTTGCCCCGGGACCACGGCGGCCCGCTTCGGGTCGTCACTCCGCATCGATACGCCTACAAGGGAGCGAAGTGGGTCGACGGCATCGAGTTCCTGACCGAACCCGAACTCGGCTACTGGGAGCGCCGTGGATACTCGGAAACGGCGAATCCGTGGCGTGAGGAACGATATAGTTAG